The genomic DNA TTTCTCACCACCAGCTCCAAATACTTCATCAAAGGTAAAAACAATATAACGTTAGCTACGTTAAATACCGTATGGCCGGCCGCGATGTGAGCAGCCACATAGGGCTTTTGCCCTTCAGCATCGGTAAAATCAGCAACCCCACCGATGATCATCTCAATGAAGTCCTTGTAGATCCAAAACACCGAGGTCAAGATCAAGACACCCAACAGATTAAACACGGCATGGGCAGCTCCAGCTCTGCGAGCGTTGGTGTTGGCCCCAATACTAGCGAGGAGAGCCGTAATGGTTGTGCCGATATTTTCTCCCATCACCAAAGCGAGTGCAGTCTGAAAGGTGATTGAACCTGAACTGGCCAGGGCAATGGTGATTCCCAACATGGCTGAACTAGATTGAACAACAAAGGTGAGCAAACAGCCAATTAAAATGGTTCCCAAGAGGCTGGGAAGATCTGCGGCACTAAAGTACTGCATCATCGCCAAGAATTCTTCGTTGGTTCTCAGCGGCTTAAAGGCTCCGCTCATGAGTTCCAAACCCAAAAAGACCATACCCAACGCAAAGACCACCCGGCCCACCTGGGAGATGCGCTCGTTGCGGGAAAAGAGAAGAGGGAAGATGCTAAGACCAATCAACAGAAGACTGTACTTGCCAATTTTGATGGAGATGATCCACCCAGTGATGGTAGTCCCAATGTTGGCACCCAGGATCACCCCAATGGCTTGAGACAGGTCCATAAGCCCGGCGTTGACAAAGCCCACAACCATCACTGTGGTAATGGAACTACTTTGCACAAAACAGGTCACCCCTAGCCCAACAAGGACCGCCATAAATCGATTTGTTGTCAGAGTATTAATGGCCTTACGTATCCATTGGCTGGCCGCAGCCTGAAGACCCTCTGACAGCATCTTCATGCCGTAGAAGAAAATGCCCAATCCGCCGAGAACTGTGTACGCGAGCTTAAACCAATCCATATCTCTTCCTGGCGAGAGTTTTGTGGCACACATTTGACCTTGATCAGCCACATAGTCAACCGATTGGCGCGGCGCAATTCTGATGGGAATTTCTGCGGCAGAAAATGCGTATTTCTTGGGCAGTCTGACCTGGCTCTACAGTAATCGCCAATCTCACCAGGAGACGCCCGTAAGAGCCGAGAAAACCAGTGATTTATCCGTCTCAAAGGTAAACAACCGCAAAGGGGCGGGCCCAAGGATTGCTGTAAATATTGATGGGTTGTCTCAGGGAGTGGGGTTGTGTACCTAATTCGAATCGTCTCATTTTTAGTTTTTTGTACTTTTGCCCTGGGCTGTGGCTCTAGCAGCGCCTGGAATTCTGACCCATTGACCTCAGGGCAGGGCTTTTCCCTGAAAGGTACCTGCGATCATCGCACCAACAGCAATGCTTCGGACCGCCAGTGTCGTGAATGGCGGGGGGACTTCTTTAGGTCCGCCGACCTCGCGGTTTCTTGTGCTGCTATCGACGGCGGAGCCTACATCCAGGACCCCTGTCCTTCGGAAAACCTCATCGGAACTTGTGTTCTAGATGAAGGCAAAGCAACTGAAACCCGCTTTCTCTACTACGACAATGATTGGAACATCAATAGTGCAGAAATTCACTGCGCTGACAAGGATTTGGCCTCAAGGGGACTGGGCAGCACCACTTCCATTTGGCGCCAACCGATCGACTAGGGGCGGAGACCGTCCCTATGATTGGAGTGAGTCACATACTCCTTGTCTCTCACCATAATATGGCCGGTCAGCCAGGTCTTCAGAAAATCCAATAGCTCATCCATGGCGGTCGGCTCGCTCTTGCTGAGCCGCTTTTTGAATTGAGAAATCTCGCGCATGAACTCCGCGTGCGACTGCCGGTGGGAGGTCAGCTTGGGAAAAGCAATCCTCTCCATAAGGTTTTCTTCCGCCGCAAAATGAATCTGAATGTATTGATCCAGGTCCTCAAAAACTGCCTTAAACTCCTTAAGAGGACGCCCTCTCTGGATCACCTCGTCCAACTTGTTAATGAGTTCCACTAGTCGTCGATGTTGAGCGTCCATATCCTCATTGCCTATGACAAACTTATTCGACCACTCAAACAAAGGAGCCAATCTATCCCCTGGCAACACCCTGCTCGCGTCTGCATACTTGGACTCAAAGCCGACTGGTCGTTTAGTCATCTTGGCAACCACCCGATGCATCCAGATCAAGCAGGCGGCCGATATCAAGAACATGAACATCCAGCAACTGGTCCACAGCCCCGTGCCCTCTAGCAAATATCCAAATGCGATTGGGCAAAGGAATCCTCCCAGACCACCTAAGACACCAACCATTCCACCGACAACGCCGACTTGATTGGGAAAATAATCGGGAATATGTTTGTAAACAGCCGCCTTGCCAATTCCCCAAATGCTTCCCAAAAGAATGACAATGCCGGCAAAAATCCACACGTTGGCCTGAAAATAAATCCGCGTAACCCCTTTGGCCAAAAGCTGCCGCTTTTCAACCTGATCTCCCACCTTAACGACGGTCTCTGTCCACATATCTTTGTGAGGCAGTACAAGGAGCTGGCTATCGCCACTCTTCATCATTGCCGGCTTGGTCTTCAGCGGATAGGGTTTGCCGTTCACCACCACTGAATCTGGGGTGATCTCAGTGACCTCTCCCGCCTCGCGAGCCATCACCCCCCGACCAGGCGAGTAAATTTCCATTTTGGGCACGATCAACAGGAAACTGCAAACCACCGAGGTTCCCAAGACCCAATACATAACGACCCGTGGGCCCCACTTGTCGGACATCCAGCCACCGAGGGCACGAATCACCCCTGAAGGAAAACTGAACAGTGAGGCCAAAATGCCGGCCGTCACCAAAGACATAAAATACACATTTACAAAATAGGGCACCAACCACTGGGAAAAGGCCACGAAGCATCCAAAGACTAAAAAATAATATAGGCCGAAACGCCAAACACGAATTTCTTTGAGCGGAGCCAACAGCTCACCCACCGACTTAGCCTTCACCTCTGGCTTGCGGTTGACGGCCAGAATGACAAAAATCACTCCCATCAGGATCATCGCCGCGGCGTAGATCACAGGGAGCTGTCTCCATCCATCAAGGTTGGCACCGTTATCGGTCAATCGATTAAGCAGTGTCGGCCCGAACAAAGTGGTAATTGCCGCGCCGGCGTTTCCGGCTCCAAATATCCCTAACGCCGTACCCTGATTTTTCTTGGGATACCAAACCGAAGTGAAGGCGATTCCAATCGAAAAACCCACCCCAGTTAGCCCAAATCCAAAACTGCAAAGGGCAAAGGTCCAAAAGCTGTCCGCCTTCGAAAGCAGAAACAAGGGAATGGACGTCATAAACAAAAGTGATGCAAAGACCGGCTTGCCGCCAAACTTGTCCGTCAGGATCCCAGCCGGAAGGCGAAAAATTGCCCCTGTCAAAACCGGGATTCCCATGAGCCACCCGATTTCAACCGGGCCCCACGGGTAAACCTGATTGGAGGCTAGGAATGTGACCAAAACACCATTGAGCATCCAGGCCGCAAAACAAATGGTGAAGGCTATAGTATTTACGATTAAAACTCGGTGGGAAACTGAGGTCGGTTTTTCAAGCATAATGAGACATTAGATACACTAATATTCACGAGAATCAATTGACTCAATATGGCTGAGAATTTTTGACCCTAATAATACTTGAGGGGGGGGGCGTCAGAGTCCTTCCCACAGATGCACTGGCAGGGCGGACTTCTGCCTAGCCAGGTAGGTCAGAATAAGTTTGTCAAAACTGTCAGGTCCATTCTGCGCAATGAAGTCTCTTTGCCACTGGGCGCCCGTCTGGCCACTGAGGACCCGAGGCAGAATAATGTGGTCAATGTATGTCTGAATTTCTTCAGCCGGAACACCAATGGTAAGAAGACCCGATTTAGCTTGGGGAATCAGCTCGCGCAAAAGTAAGTCGCGAAGATTCACCCGATGACCGTGAGCCCAGTAGACTTCCGTATCAAGACCAAACTTAGCGGCTCGATAAAAATTACGCCTCATGAGCTGAAAGGGAAAGTCCTTTTCAAAGTCGCGAACCTGATGAGAGACGGCGACCGTTAAACCAACAAAGAAAGCCAAATCTGCAACAGCGTCCATCGGCGTCGGACTCGACGAAGGCGGACGATGCTCAATCCGCAAATGAGGTTGGCCACTTTCCTCAAAACCAACCACCAGGCGATTCCAGCGCCAGATGGTGCCGTTGTGAAGAGATAGATGGGCCATTTCCTGAATGTCCCGGTCGGAACGATCTGGAAGAAGAATGGGAAAGTTATGGAGATTATCGAGAAAATACTCAGCCAGACTTTCCTGAACATAGGCGCGTCCAAAGCTCACCCGACTCACTTGGCTCTTGTCCCGCTTCGATCTCGCGCCATTTAGGACGTGTTCAAACAAGGGGATTCGCGACTCCATCCACAGGTCTTTCCCCAACAAAAAGGGCGCATTGGCCGAGAGGGCGACCATTGGAGCCGCCACAATTTGCGCAGCATTCAACAAATACAAAATGCGATCGGCGGGAGCCTTCAGGTGAAACTGCAGGGATGTGGCCGCAGAAGCCATCATGACGTCCCCAAGCTGGAGTTTGAGCTCCTCCCGCCCTGTCATGTGGAGAAGGTGACCAGATGTTTGGTGGGCAGGAAAGACACTGTCATTCAGAGCCCTATATCTTTTTGATGGAGTCATACTTTCCAGACCCATCATTTCCCGCTGTAAAGTGGGAGGAGTGCCAATAGCCACAAACTCCTGGCCCAGGCTGGTGGCGAGCTGGCGGCACTTCCCAGTCAGGTCTGTCAATTCCGATTGCAGCTGAGAAAGGCCAAACCGGCTGAGCTCAACCGGTCGGCTATTGATTTCCACATTGTACTGTGAGAGCTCACACTGGATCTGAGGATGAGCCATGCGACGAAGGAACTCCTGATTGGCCGCCACGGGCCTTCCATATGGATCAATCAACCATCCCTCCAGCTCAATTCCTGCCGAATATCCACGATGAGAGAACTGGTCCGATTTGAGCCATTCCAGCAATTGAAGGGTCTCGCGGTGAAGAAGTGAGGAAAACTGATCAAAATCTTCCTGTGTAAAGTCACTTTTTGCCAATTCAAGGCCCATAAGGGAAGCCTCCTCCTTCTAAATACCCGCTGAGCCGGCAAATCGGTTAAAACAATCATCTCAACTGGTATTTTACGGGAGTTTTTGCAAGGGAGGGGCCAACTCAAGTCTTATAAAATAGAGCCAGCAAACTCTGGAAATGTGGCCTTCCAGTTTGTTTTGTGAATCCGGTCAAGTCCCTCTAGGAAAACGACAGCCTCCTTCAGACTACTCGGGTTCCTATGGTGATTTTTTTGATAGTATTTCAACATTCTGACCAGAGCCTCAATACTGTCAGTCATGGAGTTCTTGGGCATTTCTGCCCATATCTCCTCAAGAAGAGATTCCAATCGATCGATAGCTGTCACCATCATCGATTCGGGAACATTGAAGAGAGAGAGTACAGCCGGATCTCTGACTGATTTAAAGAAAAATCTTCTTTCCAATTGGGCATTCGAACGAAACTTATTTCGATACCAGGTAATGATATCCGTCAGATCCAGAACATTGAGCAATGATGCCGTGGTCTGGAGAGTGACCCGAGCACGAGAGTTTTGCCAATTGGCCAGTAAATCCACCGCCCTTTCAAACTTCGAAAACGGGCCCGGATAACGGATATAATCAAACCTTTCACCAATGCCATCCAGAGAAATCCGGACCTCAACTTTTTCAAAGTGCTCCCAGCGCCCCAACCAGTGGTCATCAACCAGCAGCACGTTGCTGTCGTAGACGAGAGTAAGATGTTCAGCATCTCCAGAGGCAATGCAGGCTTCAACCAGCTCGGTATTGGCAGGGATCATTAAAGGCTCACCACCAGAAAAATAGAGAAGACGTACCTGGGACAAATTTTCCTTAAGGTACTGATAAACACCCGCGTTCTGCGCCCAGTTGTACATTGGGCTTTCGGCAGCTTGATAGGTTCGTCGAACCAATGAGTAAGCCTCCGGAGAACATTCCTTGAGAGCCTGGTGGTCCTTGACAAGAGCGGATGAGAATTCCGGCGAGCAGGTCACGCACTTTGCATTGCACAGGTTGCTGGCACGTAACTCATGGCTCACCGGGAGAATTTCAACATGGCCGTCATCGGCTGTCGCCGCTAAAAGCTTCTCAATACTTGGCGCCCACGACGGATAATGACGAAGGTACCCCAGCCTTTTTGACTCCCGGCCATCATCCTCCATATCAATACAGCGACCACAGGCTTTGGGTAGAGTTCCCGCCAACATCTGAAGTCGAACCTTTTTCATCGCCGACCCATTCCAGATGTTCAACAAATCCCCTGGCCTCTCGACAGTGATCTGCTCGCCCTTATCGCCGTAAATGGTCGTGGATCGATTGCAGAGATGAAGATTGCCATGGATATCAAAACTCTGCTCCACCCAAGGAAAAAGGCAAAAGGCACCAGGCCAGCCTGGATCACTTCGATCAACTGCCATAGCAATAGCCTAAAAAAGAGGCCTCTGAAGGTCAATTTAATATCTGCTTAGTCTTTGATCAGGCGGAGGTTGAACAGTTTCAGCTCTCGCTTTTCGTCCGAATCCACCCCATAGCGTACGGCATAGCCGAGCTCAGAGGGAAACAAGGCGAACACATAGTCGGGAGCCAACTTCAGTCGGGCCTTGTCCGGTAAAGACTTCTGCTGTTGGGCCAACATGGAACTGAATCCGTAGCGACGCAGAGACCGGGTCTCTCTCACCTCATTTAGAGTGTTATTCCAAGCCGGATATTCCCGATCCACTGTCACATAGGTCCAGCTGTCGTCGGCCAAACTCAGTCGAGATAACATGAAATTGGAGTTGGTGTGAAAAATAGCCCGGGATTTAACCTCATTGTCGGCCACATAAATCAGGGTGGCCTCTTTGCCTCGGTATTCCTTGTTGAGGATAATATGAGGGTCCAGGTGACGAGAGTACTTACGCACCCTCACCTCGTCAGGGTCGATTGCCATTTCCGAAAGTACCGTTTGGGTGTTGAGGTCAAACAAGGCGACCCGGGTTTGGGCTCGCACCAACACCTGATCGGGCTTTCCAGGAACCGGCGCCAACCAGCGCATTCTATTCATAGGGGTCGCCATCGAAACAAAGGTCCATTTGCGATCCGTCAGTGTCTGTTCCAAATCAACCACGGCTAGAGAGTCATCACTGAGAGCAAGAACCAGTTGGCCGGCGTCATTGATATCTCCTGATACAATGGAGTTGTCATTCTCCAAAATGGGGCCACTCACCCAGCTGCTCACAACCTGGCCCTCATTGTTCATCTTCAAGATCGAAACCGACATGAGATCATCGTAAATGACCATGAAACCAAGATCGGGCCGAAAGGCAGCTGACAGGGGCTTGCCTTGAAAGGTCACCGGATTGTGCTGTGGAGCCCCGTTTTTGTCATAGACCGAAATATGCTTAAGAGTGAGATCCACGATGTAATCACCCTGCTCATGGTACAAAACAAAATGCTCGGCTTCCGGATTGAGCACGTCGACCGACCTCTTGTGGGCCATGGCCTGCAAATCAAACTGGTGAATTTTGCGAGTCGTATCGTCAAAAATGGCCACCATCTGAGATGTCCCACCCGTGCGGCCACTTAAATCTGATATGATTTCCAGCTTGTTACCAATGATGTTTTCTTCATCCTCAGCCTTGGGACCGCCACCCGTGCAGGCCGTGCAGAGAACTGTCAGAGAGAGGCTTAAAATCAGCTTTTTAGAAAGCATAGCTGGCTCCTAAATTCAGAGAGTAACGAATAGATTCATATTTCAGGCCAAGATCGGGATGCGCGTAATCGTGAACACTGACTCGCCCACCGGCAAATCCCCACATCCCCCACTTAAGTGGGATAAAATATTTACACTCCAGTGCCAATCCTAGGGAGGTGTCTTTACTCTGAATCCCCACGAAGGGATCAGACACCTCGTATTCGGAAGTCAGGTGTTCAAGCAGAGCACTGGCCACAATCTGGGCCTGACCACTCGTCGTTAGGGGATCGGAGCCAGGGAAATACCGATAGGTCAGGCCCACGCCAAAGGCCGACAAGGACTCAGAGGCGGTTATGGAGGTCAAGATCTTGTCACTCTCGTCCCCATTGTGGGAGTTCAAAATGAGTCCAAATGAACTCCAATAGTAGCGGTAGGAGAAGTCGGTACTGCTGTAACTATCTAGGTAGTAAGTGTTATCGATGGACCCTCCCGTGCGGTTTACTGAGCCAAATCCCAAATCCAGCCAGTGGCGCTTCCAGCCCTGAGGTCGCTTCAGTGTTTTCTTGTATTGATTGAACAAATCCTGTCGGTCCACTTCCATCACAAGACCCGCTGCCATAGCGTTGAGAAGCTTTCGCTGTCCCTGGTTAGAAGTAAATGGGCCAATGCTCCCTCGGTCCTGAATGCGCTTCTCCTCCCAACTCGTAAAATGCATGAGCTCATGGGCTAGCAGGAAGACCCGCTCCGATGGGCTCAACTCCAAAAACCGAGCCTGGTTGAGGGTGATTGTCTTGTCCTGTGGGTTGGCCACCGCATCGGCAGCCCTCACATCCCCTTCTTCTTTGACACTGATGGCTTCATGGGTCCACTTAACCGTCACTGCATCATCAGTTCGAATCAAATCAAACAAGACTCCCGAGTTCTTGCGTAAAACTTGTGTGCAGAAGCGGCCCTGAGCTTCGTCTAGATCGTTGAGTCCCTCGCAGATCCGATGGTTTTCATAGGTGTGGGCACAGTCGCAGAGATCTCGTCTACCGCCTTCGACATTAATCGATTTTGCGGCACCTCGGATCTGCCGAATGGTTACAAGGAGCTCCACATCTCCCGCGTTACCTCCGTTACCAACAAAGGTAGAGGCCAAGGAGTCTGTACCGGCTATGCAATAGATCAAAAAAACAAACAAAAAGAACAGGGATCTCACTTTAGTTTTCCTCCAACAGGACTCACATTCAAAATCAATTGATACAAACGATCCCCCTCTTGCTCATTCTTGGCGGCAAAGTCTTTGAGATTTTCAGCGAACTGATCAATGATCTTCATCAGTTCGGCATAGGACTCGTCATTCAATGGTATGGTTAAGGTGTTGGCGAGCCTTTCCGAAGGGGGAAACAGGTCAATTGCCAATTGGGCGAGCTTTAAAGCGCCCTTATGGAAACGGCGGATCTTGGAACTAGGGACTCGCGGGTCGGCAACCGCCAGATTTGTTTCCAATTCAATTCTGCCGTTCATCGTCCGCCGCAAGTATCCTTCACGCAGAAGAAATTTTAAGGACTTTTCAATTCGAGAAATGGAAGCCACCGTCGCCAGCTGCTGAAAAATCAAATCCGGGTTTTCACGAATCTTCGGCAACTGGAATAAGTCCTTCACATAAACATTGATCCAATCATTGAGAAGGCTGGTGCTCACATTCTTGCGTTGCCGGTGGACTCCACCATCCGAACTTTCATGTGGGGGGGACGGATGGGTCTCCTTGTTTTCAATCCAATTCTTAAAATAAAACTTCTCTGAAGAACTCAGGTCCATCAACTGGGCAAACTCATCGGTTCGATCAAGTGTGATGCGCCTTCTGCCCCGAAGAATCAGTGATACCAAGGTGGAAGACACCCGTCGCAGTGGTTGAGAGGCCCTTGACACGGAGAAGCTCGGCTCAGCCTGTCGGCGATACTCTAGCATCTCCCTGAGGTACTCCACCGGATCTTCAAACTCACTGATTATGGGGCGCCTAACGAACTCATTCATAAGATTATTAGTAGTTATTTTATCGTTATATTTCAACAATTTATGTAATTCATATTTTTACTTTGTAAAAATAAGTGAAATCACGCAGTTGCGCTTGATCCACAGCCGGATAGGGCTCAGCAAACATACGATCGGAATTCTAACTTAGCTAACCTGGTCCACTTAATTAGGGAATAGGAGGGGGTGGTGCCTGGCGGCTAAAATAAAACGCCAGAGCCTTACGCATTTCAAGAGTGTTGAATGGCTCTTCCTTGATGAAGTCCATCATTGGATTTCTTCTCTTCCCCGTAGCAAAGAAGCCCAATTGCATTTCGATGACGACCTGATTTTGCCCAGAAATATAGGGAAAATCTGCTCTAACGGGAGGCCGCTTTTCCCCCTCAGCATGACAGGCCAAACACACCGGAGAGTGCTTCTCCCCCAGGCG from Pseudobdellovibrionaceae bacterium includes the following:
- a CDS encoding Na/Pi cotransporter family protein, translating into MDWFKLAYTVLGGLGIFFYGMKMLSEGLQAAASQWIRKAINTLTTNRFMAVLVGLGVTCFVQSSSITTVMVVGFVNAGLMDLSQAIGVILGANIGTTITGWIISIKIGKYSLLLIGLSIFPLLFSRNERISQVGRVVFALGMVFLGLELMSGAFKPLRTNEEFLAMMQYFSAADLPSLLGTILIGCLLTFVVQSSSAMLGITIALASSGSITFQTALALVMGENIGTTITALLASIGANTNARRAGAAHAVFNLLGVLILTSVFWIYKDFIEMIIGGVADFTDAEGQKPYVAAHIAAGHTVFNVANVILFLPLMKYLELVVRKLVPDKAYKEQKKLEFFGDASTTSPALAIGLARAELIKMAELVTKLFDITKTFLNSPQELTELIQKINKFEHITDKMHMEITVFMGKVMESQMTGEESNRVKAILRMAEELESIADYCQSIMKYAQRSFRQGFVFDQPTKDEIEALSNKASELYQHVADRIVRYEHVNIDRLRPEWNEFNELVEKIKETHVERVAEGKFLPVASLTLSDIVVSFRRIKNHTVNLAEAYQGGKQLTPTV
- a CDS encoding MFS transporter, translated to MLEKPTSVSHRVLIVNTIAFTICFAAWMLNGVLVTFLASNQVYPWGPVEIGWLMGIPVLTGAIFRLPAGILTDKFGGKPVFASLLFMTSIPLFLLSKADSFWTFALCSFGFGLTGVGFSIGIAFTSVWYPKKNQGTALGIFGAGNAGAAITTLFGPTLLNRLTDNGANLDGWRQLPVIYAAAMILMGVIFVILAVNRKPEVKAKSVGELLAPLKEIRVWRFGLYYFLVFGCFVAFSQWLVPYFVNVYFMSLVTAGILASLFSFPSGVIRALGGWMSDKWGPRVVMYWVLGTSVVCSFLLIVPKMEIYSPGRGVMAREAGEVTEITPDSVVVNGKPYPLKTKPAMMKSGDSQLLVLPHKDMWTETVVKVGDQVEKRQLLAKGVTRIYFQANVWIFAGIVILLGSIWGIGKAAVYKHIPDYFPNQVGVVGGMVGVLGGLGGFLCPIAFGYLLEGTGLWTSCWMFMFLISAACLIWMHRVVAKMTKRPVGFESKYADASRVLPGDRLAPLFEWSNKFVIGNEDMDAQHRRLVELINKLDEVIQRGRPLKEFKAVFEDLDQYIQIHFAAEENLMERIAFPKLTSHRQSHAEFMREISQFKKRLSKSEPTAMDELLDFLKTWLTGHIMVRDKEYVTHSNHRDGLRP
- a CDS encoding radical SAM protein, yielding MAVDRSDPGWPGAFCLFPWVEQSFDIHGNLHLCNRSTTIYGDKGEQITVERPGDLLNIWNGSAMKKVRLQMLAGTLPKACGRCIDMEDDGRESKRLGYLRHYPSWAPSIEKLLAATADDGHVEILPVSHELRASNLCNAKCVTCSPEFSSALVKDHQALKECSPEAYSLVRRTYQAAESPMYNWAQNAGVYQYLKENLSQVRLLYFSGGEPLMIPANTELVEACIASGDAEHLTLVYDSNVLLVDDHWLGRWEHFEKVEVRISLDGIGERFDYIRYPGPFSKFERAVDLLANWQNSRARVTLQTTASLLNVLDLTDIITWYRNKFRSNAQLERRFFFKSVRDPAVLSLFNVPESMMVTAIDRLESLLEEIWAEMPKNSMTDSIEALVRMLKYYQKNHHRNPSSLKEAVVFLEGLDRIHKTNWKATFPEFAGSIL
- a CDS encoding TIGR02147 family protein; this encodes MNEFVRRPIISEFEDPVEYLREMLEYRRQAEPSFSVSRASQPLRRVSSTLVSLILRGRRRITLDRTDEFAQLMDLSSSEKFYFKNWIENKETHPSPPHESSDGGVHRQRKNVSTSLLNDWINVYVKDLFQLPKIRENPDLIFQQLATVASISRIEKSLKFLLREGYLRRTMNGRIELETNLAVADPRVPSSKIRRFHKGALKLAQLAIDLFPPSERLANTLTIPLNDESYAELMKIIDQFAENLKDFAAKNEQEGDRLYQLILNVSPVGGKLK